One region of Turicibacter bilis genomic DNA includes:
- a CDS encoding lecithin retinol acyltransferase family protein: protein MSNNNKRNSSNRGSKPSSLLESVQDKHPKVYGAFDQLSRIGRTIGNKIDSDLNLRMNQQYIQSKYNLDCADHICVKRFRPTPYTHHGLYLGFGLVIHYDFSHICIVSLEEFAKGQPIFTVNSPIKYPKEVVMLRALSRLGEEKYHLITNNCEHFVRWCRSGSAIDL, encoded by the coding sequence TTGAGCAATAACAATAAACGGAATTCTTCTAATCGAGGATCAAAACCCTCTAGTTTATTGGAGAGCGTTCAGGATAAGCATCCAAAGGTTTATGGTGCATTTGATCAACTCAGTCGTATTGGGAGAACGATTGGCAATAAAATAGATAGTGATTTGAATCTTAGGATGAATCAACAATATATTCAATCAAAATATAATCTAGATTGCGCTGATCATATTTGCGTAAAAAGATTTCGTCCTACTCCGTATACCCATCATGGGTTATATTTAGGTTTTGGATTGGTGATTCATTATGATTTTAGTCATATCTGTATTGTATCGTTAGAAGAGTTTGCAAAGGGACAGCCTATTTTTACAGTAAATAGTCCCATCAAATATCCTAAGGAAGTTGTCATGTTACGAGCCTTAAGTCGATTAGGTGAAGAGAAGTATCATTTGATAACAAATAATTGTGAACACTTTGTACGTTGGTGTCGAAGTGGATCTGCTATTGATTTATAA
- a CDS encoding tyrosine-protein phosphatase: MIDLHCHILPGIDDGSKDIEETLEMARIAVSEGIHHIICTPHYIQYSDYYNKAQVEALVAEMNERFVQEEIDLTLSIGHEVYMTPDLPKLVQEGEVSTLNNSQYILIEFPMNDIPMYAEDVFYELRLMGLTPILAHPERYPMIMEDPNLLLKFLNLGVLCQANVGSIRGFFGERVQQTVLKLIEHHMIHFIATDAHTPRKRSPKVQKALEAVTQLDSNLAKELFIENPLKVYQNELIEPRQPIEIVKKSFWKSLFSKRQK; the protein is encoded by the coding sequence TTTACACTGCCACATATTACCAGGAATTGATGATGGATCAAAAGATATTGAAGAAACGTTAGAAATGGCACGTATTGCGGTGAGTGAAGGAATTCATCATATTATTTGTACACCACACTACATCCAATATAGTGACTATTACAATAAAGCACAAGTTGAGGCTTTAGTCGCTGAAATGAATGAGAGATTTGTTCAAGAAGAGATTGATTTGACTTTATCAATAGGACATGAAGTATATATGACACCTGATTTACCAAAGCTAGTACAAGAAGGTGAAGTCAGCACATTAAACAACTCTCAGTACATTTTAATTGAGTTTCCAATGAACGATATTCCTATGTATGCAGAAGATGTTTTTTATGAACTAAGATTAATGGGATTAACACCTATTTTGGCACATCCAGAACGTTATCCAATGATTATGGAAGATCCGAATTTATTATTAAAATTCTTAAATCTCGGTGTTTTATGCCAAGCTAATGTTGGAAGTATTCGTGGATTCTTTGGAGAACGAGTTCAACAGACAGTACTTAAATTAATTGAGCATCATATGATTCACTTTATTGCCACTGATGCGCATACACCGAGAAAACGTTCGCCAAAGGTACAAAAAGCATTAGAAGCGGTGACACAGTTAGATTCAAATTTAGCCAAAGAACTATTTATTGAAAATCCATTAAAGGTTTATCAAAATGAACTAATTGAACCGAGACAACCAATTGAGATTGTTAAAAAGAGTTTTTGGAAGTCATTATTTTCAAAGCGTCAAAAATAA